A section of the Pochonia chlamydosporia 170 chromosome 2, whole genome shotgun sequence genome encodes:
- a CDS encoding methylenomycin A resistance protein (similar to Blastomyces dermatitidis SLH14081 XP_002621494.1), protein MAQQDAAALTTEKSPATFEKGPRFWAIIVMLSLISLLTSTEATITSTVMPSLVADLNGGGNFIWISNAYFLTMTSLMPMYGQLANVFGRRWPLIIAGLMFMLGSGICGAAQSMVTMIAGRAIQGIGAGGIGVLCEIVICDLVPLRERGTYMGAVFGMVGIGAALGPFFGGLLVSYSTWRWAFFMSLPIGGVAVVLLFLFLRVKYDKSQTLATKFSSLDWMGNALFISGTVPVLISLGWAGGQYPWSSYQVLVPLMVGIATMGAFVVLEGNARLTPNPMMPLYLFGNCITSIVFFLTFLHGIVTMWALYFLPVYFQGVLAKTAYQAGIDLLPTILALLPGAIIGGLLLSKFGKYKPILIVCFALIVLGFGVFTLLDEKSSTGAWVGFQVLESFGAGFGMGAMLPALLAPLTDRDTALATATWGFMRSFGVMWGVAIAGTIYTSRASELAGDGAISSNAAIAAQFEGGGAYGAAEKHFLDSLSAETRAEVVHVQSTSLQRSWQVAIAFGAVGFLAAAIMKQIPLRRENNTDFGMENRKKHNIEALRGEPNSER, encoded by the exons ATGGCACAacaagatgctgcagctttGACCACGGAGAAGAGCCCAGCAACGTTTGAAAAAGGCCCGAGATTTTGGGCCATCATTGTTATGCTCTCTCTCATCAGCCTTCTGACGTCTACAGAAGCTACAATCACGTCAACGGTGATGCCATCACTTGTTGCTGATCTGAATGGCGGCGGGAACTTCATCTGGATTTCAAACGCATACTTCTTGACCAT GACGTCCCTGATGCCCATGTATGGCCAGCTTGCAAACGTTTTTGGTCGCCGCTGGCCCCTGATCATAGCTGGGCTCATGTTTATGCTTGGAAGTGGTATTTGTGGCGC AGCCCAGAGCATGGTCACCATGATTGCCGGTCGAGCTATTCAGGGGATCGGAGCTGGAGGCATCGGCGTTCTCTGCGAGATCGTCATCTGCGACCTGGTGCCGCTCCGCGAGAGAGGAACCTACATGGGCGCCGTGTTCGGTATGGTGGGCATTGGAGCCGCTCTCGGTCCCTTTTTTGGAGGACTGCTGGTCAGCTACAGCACCTGGCGCTGGGCTTTCTTCATGAGTCTGCccattggtggtgttgccgttgtGCTGCTGTTTCTCTTCTTGCGAGTCAAATACGACAAGTCTCAGACGTTGGCGACCAAGTTCTCGAGCCTCGACTGGATGGGGAACGCTCTCTTTATCAGCGGCACAGTCCCCGTTTTGATTTCGCTTGGCTGGGCAGGAGGACAATACCCGTGGTCATCGTATCAGGTACTGGTGCCGTTGATGGTTGGCATCGCCACAATGGGAGCCTTCGTCGTGCTTGAAGGAAATGCACGTCTCACGCCCAATCCCATGATGCCGTTGTATCTCTTTGGAAATTGCATCACCTCCATTGTCTTTTTTCTCACCTTCCTCCACGGTATTGTCACCATGTGGGCACTATACTTTCTCCCAGTGTACTTCCAGGGCGTGCTGGCAAAGACTGCCTACCAGGCTGGTATCGATCTTCTCCCCACGATTCTCGCACTTCTTCCGGGCGCCATCATCGGTGGGCTACTCCTCAGCAAGTTCGGCAAGTACAAGCCCATTCTTATTGTGTGCTTCGCATTAATCGTCCTCGGCTTCGGCGTCTTCACGCTTCTGGATGAGAAGTCCAGCACCGGCGCCTGGGTAGGCTTCCAGGTGCTCGAGTCTTTCGGCGCAGGGTTTGGCATGGGCGCGATGCTCCCAGCGCTGCTGGCCCCGTTGACGGACAGGGACACGGCGCTGGCAACGGCGACTTGGGGCTTCATGAGGAGTTTCGGCGTCATGTGGGGAGTCGCCATCGCCGGTACTATCTACACCAGCCGGGCTTCGGAGCTTGCGGGTGACGGAGCAATTAGCAGCAATGCAGCGATAGCCGCCCAGTTTGAAGGCGGCGGCGCATACGGGGCGGCCGAGAAGCACTTTCTCGACTCTCTGTCGGCAGAGACGCGTGCTGAGGTTGTTCATGTGCAGAGTACGTCGCTCCAGAGATCATGGCAGGTTGCCATTGCCTTTGGGGCAGTGGGATTTCTCGCTGCTGCTATCATGAAGCAGATTCCGCTCAGGAGGGAGAACAACACTGATTTTGGCATGGAGAACAGGAAgaagcacaacattgaagccctTCGAGGAGAGCCAAACAGCGAGA GATAG
- a CDS encoding C6 zinc finger domain-containing protein (similar to Togninia minima UCRPA7 XP_007915292.1) codes for MLKPAVSLRRSACDLCRAKRTRCLRANDSTAPCARCNHLGARCVTGAPGLPGRPSKQRPKPANRSGRQTSGNTVKGISGPDMDLAVPKSTSPREVDTLAHEQHPDFWLHVPPGDGGSSTFFSSMSPSIDMDQSPAPGEKMLSLVDQLHGLFGGDDELNAMLHMGGDANANMDMIDMNIDPLLNHKEAVLPPTPTIQSRCFSTAASLVGFRDEIDDRIATIDADYSDHNKILQRCKDENESENADRDVENPAALLLTCTNKFIQIIQNLTPSDAAQLQTQTEDALTTELVLLALSGYLALMRLFDSLFHRIYKYLCEVPRETYESIKVKAVLRIGGFASLQDMPLKTYAVGILDAIQCQVKVLERCMGIPAEYCLSGDAAASSTGTGTGPRILCRPDQIRLFWTVVAQEDVKSRRGTKSYVESIRASIKESMAFLDDHGRSS; via the coding sequence ATGCTCAAGCCGGCTGTTAGTCTCAGGCGCTCTGCTTGCGACCTGTGCAGAGCAAAGCGAACACGATGCCTTCGCGCCAACGACAGCACGGCGCCATGTGCCCGTTGCAACCACCTTGGCGCACGATGTGTCACGGGTGCCCCAGGACTTCCTGGGAGGCCATCCAAGCAGCGTCCCAAGCCCGCCAACAGGTCAGGCAGACAAACGTCTGGGAACACGGTGAAGGGCATCTCAGGGCCGGACATGGATCTTGCGGTTCCCAAGTCAACGTCGCCGAGAGAAGTTGACACGTTGGCTCATGAACAACATCCAGACTTCTGGTTACATGTACCACCTGGTGACGGCGGCAGCTCGaccttcttcagctccatgtccccttcaatcgacatggaccaaaGCCCGGCCCCGGGCGAAAAAATGCTCTCACTGGTGGACCAGCTCCATGGGCTTTtcggcggtgatgatgaacttAACGCGATGCTTCATATGGGCGgcgatgccaatgccaacatggacatgatcGACATGAATATCGATCCACTGCTCAACCATAAAGAGGCTGTTCTGCCCCCGACTCCCACGATACAGTCAAGGTGCTTCAGCACGGCAGCTTCCCTTGTCGGCTTCCGGGATGAGATAGATGACCGCATTGCTACGATTGACGCTGATTATTCAGATCACAACAAAATCCTGCAGCGCTGCAAAGACGAAAACGAAAGCGAAAACGCGGATCGAGATGTCGAGAATCCGGCTGCATTGCTCCTCACATGCACCAACAAGttcatccaaatcatccagaACCTCACACCGTCCGATGCGGCTCAGCTGCAGACACAGACAGAGGATGCGCTCACCACCGAGCTTGTGCTCCTGGCTCTGTCCGGTTACCTTGCGTTGATGAGGCTCTTTGATTCTCTGTTCCACCGCATCTACAAATACCTTTGCGAGGTGCCGCGGGAGACGTACGAGTCtatcaaggtcaaggcggTGCTCCGCATCGGCGGCTTCGCTTCGCTGCAGGATATGCCGCTGAAGACGTACGCCGTTGGAATCCTTGATGCCATCCAATGCCAGGTGAAAGTCCTAGAGCGCTGCATGGGGATTCCCGCAGAATACTGCCTCTCCGGTGACGCGGCTGCTTCATCTACCGGGACCGGGACCGGCCCACGGATACTCTGCCGGCCAGACCAGATACGGCTGTTCTGGACGGTTGTGGCCCAGGAGGATGTCAAGTCGCGGAGGGGTACCAAGTCGTATGTAGAGTCGATAAGAGCCAGTATCAAGGAATCAATGGCTTTTCTCGACGACCATGGGCGGAGCAGTTAG